From a region of the Streptomyces sp. B21-083 genome:
- the lepB gene encoding signal peptidase I: MNTQAQQTERDRSSRPARSEKISDTEGPEDRSRFALVSWAAEWLPGGRITLTLLVCLLFLLLSSRFVIQPFEIPSRSMEGGLRIGDRVLVNKFAYRFGAEPQRGDVVVFDGTGYFGHADYIKRVVGVGRDHVVCCDKEGRIEVNGRSVDESTFLYPGDSPSTVSFDVVVPEGGLFVLGDHRSDSRDSRDHLGSPGGGMVPVGRVIGRADWIAWPREHWTRLDRPGSYARVPAPEATAVGTSDGVHG; this comes from the coding sequence ATGAACACCCAAGCACAGCAGACGGAGCGCGACCGCTCCTCCCGCCCTGCTCGATCCGAGAAGATCTCGGACACCGAGGGGCCGGAGGACCGGTCGCGTTTTGCGTTGGTGTCCTGGGCGGCCGAATGGCTCCCGGGTGGACGGATCACCCTGACTTTGCTGGTCTGCCTGCTTTTTCTGCTCCTCTCCAGCAGGTTCGTCATCCAGCCGTTCGAAATTCCCAGCCGCTCGATGGAGGGCGGATTGAGGATCGGGGACCGCGTTCTCGTAAATAAGTTCGCGTACCGTTTCGGTGCCGAGCCGCAGCGCGGTGACGTCGTCGTGTTCGACGGAACCGGCTACTTCGGGCACGCCGACTACATCAAGCGCGTTGTGGGTGTGGGGAGAGACCACGTGGTCTGCTGCGACAAGGAGGGGAGAATCGAGGTGAACGGCCGGTCGGTCGACGAGTCGACGTTCCTTTACCCCGGTGACAGCCCGTCCACGGTGTCCTTCGACGTCGTGGTGCCCGAGGGCGGCCTCTTCGTCCTGGGGGACCACCGCAGCGACTCCAGGGACTCCCGGGACCACCTGGGTTCCCCTGGCGGTGGGATGGTCCCCGTCGGGAGGGTGATCGGCCGGGCCGACTGGATCGCCTGGCCCCGCGAGCACTGGACCCGCCTGGACCGACCCGGCTCGTACGCGCGCGTGCCCGCCCCGGAGGCGACCGCGGTCGGCACGTCGGACGGTGTCCATGGGTAA
- the rplS gene encoding 50S ribosomal protein L19, with the protein MSHLLDTVDSASLRSDIPAFRPGDTVNVHVRVIEGNRSRVQQFKGVVIRRQGAGVRETFTVRKVSFSVGVERTFPVHTPIVEKIELVTRGDVRRAKLYYLRELRGKAAKIKEKRDN; encoded by the coding sequence ATGTCTCACCTGCTCGATACCGTCGACTCCGCGTCGCTGCGCAGCGACATCCCGGCCTTCCGCCCGGGTGACACCGTCAACGTCCACGTCCGCGTCATCGAGGGCAACCGCTCCCGTGTGCAGCAGTTCAAGGGCGTAGTCATCCGCCGTCAGGGCGCCGGTGTCCGCGAGACCTTCACGGTTCGCAAGGTCTCGTTCTCCGTCGGCGTCGAGCGCACCTTCCCGGTGCACACCCCGATCGTCGAGAAGATCGAGCTGGTCACGCGTGGTGACGTGCGTCGCGCCAAGCTGTACTACCTCCGTGAGCTGCGCGGCAAGGCCGCGAAGATCAAGGAGAAGCGCGACAACTGA
- the trmD gene encoding tRNA (guanosine(37)-N1)-methyltransferase TrmD, which yields MRLDVVTIFPEYLEPLNVSLVGKARARGQLNVHVHDLRDWTYDRHNKVDDTPYGGGPGMVMKTDPWGDALDDVLADGYETGSRTPALVVPTPSGRPFTQALAVELSERPWLVFTPARYEGIDRRVIDEYATRMPVYEVSIGDYVLAGGEAAVLVITEAVARLLPGVLGNAESHQDDSFAPGAMANLLEGPVYTKPPQWRGREIPDVLLSGHHGKIARWRRDEALRRTAANRPGLLEQTDASVFDKKDRETLSIMGWQPSADGRFWRRPEGVEE from the coding sequence ATGCGTCTCGACGTCGTCACGATCTTCCCGGAGTACCTCGAACCCCTGAACGTCTCGCTCGTCGGCAAGGCACGCGCGCGTGGACAGCTGAATGTGCACGTGCATGATCTTCGGGACTGGACGTACGACCGTCACAACAAGGTCGACGACACGCCTTACGGCGGCGGCCCGGGAATGGTCATGAAGACCGACCCCTGGGGCGACGCGCTGGACGACGTACTGGCCGACGGATACGAGACCGGCTCGCGGACGCCCGCGCTGGTCGTGCCCACCCCCAGTGGCCGCCCCTTCACCCAGGCGCTCGCCGTCGAACTGTCCGAGCGGCCGTGGCTCGTCTTCACACCCGCCCGCTACGAGGGCATCGACCGGCGCGTCATCGACGAGTACGCGACCCGGATGCCCGTGTACGAGGTGTCCATCGGCGACTACGTTCTCGCCGGCGGTGAGGCGGCCGTCCTGGTGATCACGGAGGCCGTCGCGCGGCTGCTGCCCGGGGTCCTGGGCAACGCCGAGTCGCACCAGGACGACTCCTTCGCGCCCGGTGCCATGGCAAACCTCCTGGAGGGGCCCGTCTACACCAAGCCGCCCCAGTGGCGCGGCCGGGAGATCCCGGACGTGCTGCTCAGCGGCCACCACGGAAAGATCGCGCGCTGGCGCCGGGACGAGGCGCTGCGCCGTACGGCGGCCAACCGGCCCGGCCTGCTCGAGCAGACGGACGCGTCGGTCTTCGACAAGAAGGACCGCGAGACGCTCTCCATCATGGGGTGGCAGCCTTCCGCCGACGGCCGATTTTGGCGCAGGCCAGAGGGCGTGGAAGAATAG
- the rimM gene encoding ribosome maturation factor RimM (Essential for efficient processing of 16S rRNA): MQLVVARVGRAHGIKGEVTVEVRTDEPELRLPPGAVLATDPASAGPLTIETGRVHSGRLLLRFAGVHDRTGAEALRNTLLIADVDPEEMPEGEDEYYDHQLMDLDVVLVDGTEVGRITEISHLPSQDLFVVERPDGSEVYIPFVEEIVVEIDLEEQRAVIDPPPGLIDDRAEIASARDDEDSSGADA, translated from the coding sequence GTGCAGCTCGTAGTCGCGCGTGTGGGCCGCGCCCACGGCATCAAGGGCGAGGTCACCGTCGAGGTACGTACCGACGAGCCGGAGCTCCGGCTCCCGCCCGGCGCCGTCCTGGCGACCGACCCGGCCTCGGCGGGCCCGCTGACCATCGAGACCGGCCGCGTCCACAGCGGCCGGCTCCTGCTGCGCTTCGCGGGCGTACACGACCGGACCGGCGCCGAGGCACTGCGCAACACCCTGCTGATCGCCGACGTCGACCCCGAGGAAATGCCCGAGGGCGAGGACGAGTACTACGACCACCAGCTGATGGACCTGGACGTGGTCCTGGTGGACGGCACCGAGGTCGGGCGCATCACCGAGATCTCGCACCTGCCCTCCCAGGACCTGTTCGTCGTGGAGCGACCCGACGGCAGCGAGGTGTACATCCCGTTCGTCGAGGAGATCGTGGTGGAGATCGACCTGGAGGAGCAGCGCGCGGTCATCGACCCGCCGCCGGGTCTGATCGACGACCGGGCAGAGATCGCGTCCGCCCGGGACGACGAGGACTCCTCGGGGGCCGACGCCTGA
- a CDS encoding RNA-binding protein, with protein sequence MLEEALEHLVKGIVDNPDEVQVASRDLRRGRVLEVRVHPDDLGKVIGRNGRTARALRTVVGAIGGRGVRVDLVDVDQVR encoded by the coding sequence ATGCTCGAGGAGGCTCTCGAGCACCTCGTGAAGGGCATCGTCGACAACCCCGACGAAGTGCAGGTCGCCTCGCGTGACCTGCGTCGCGGGCGCGTTCTGGAGGTCAGGGTTCACCCCGACGACCTCGGGAAGGTGATCGGCCGCAACGGCCGCACCGCACGTGCCCTGCGCACCGTCGTGGGTGCCATCGGCGGACGTGGTGTCCGTGTCGACCTCGTCGACGTGGATCAGGTTCGCTGA
- the rpsP gene encoding 30S ribosomal protein S16, translating to MAVKIKLKRLGKIRSPHYRIVVADSRTRRDGRAIEEIGLYHPVQNPSRIEVDTERAQYWLGVGAQPTEPVLAILKLTGDWQKFKGLPAPAPLLVAAPKPARPLFEALGGDNEGKGEAITQKKKAEKKDEAAADSSAAAPTEA from the coding sequence GTGGCAGTCAAGATCAAGCTGAAGCGTCTGGGCAAGATCCGTTCGCCTCACTACCGCATCGTCGTCGCCGACTCCCGTACCCGCCGTGACGGCCGGGCCATCGAGGAGATCGGCCTGTACCACCCGGTGCAGAACCCCTCGCGCATCGAGGTCGACACCGAGCGTGCGCAGTACTGGCTGGGTGTCGGCGCGCAGCCGACCGAGCCGGTTCTCGCCATCCTCAAGCTGACCGGCGACTGGCAGAAGTTCAAGGGTCTGCCCGCCCCGGCTCCGCTGCTCGTGGCCGCTCCGAAGCCCGCGCGTCCGTTGTTCGAGGCCCTGGGCGGCGACAACGAGGGCAAGGGTGAGGCCATCACCCAGAAGAAGAAGGCCGAGAAGAAGGACGAGGCCGCGGCCGACTCCTCTGCGGCTGCGCCGACCGAGGCCTGA
- the proS gene encoding proline--tRNA ligase, translated as MAKAPVLTPQAIDFPRWYQDLVGKAELADNGPVRGTMVIRPYGYGLWERMQAEMDTRIKETGAQNAYFPLLIPQSYFVREAEHVEGFAPELAVVTHGGGKELEEPAVVRPTSEMIINDYFSKWVQSYRDLPLLINQWANVVRWELRPRLFLRTSEFLWQEGHTAHATHDDARDFAAHIHREVYEDFMVNVLAMDTVPGRKTVKERFAGAINTLTLEGMMGDGKAIQMATSHELGQNFAKAFNTSYLSKEGRRELVWQTSWGSTTRMIGALVMAHGDDNGLRVPPRLAAIQAVVLAIKGDEAVLAKVREIGDRLKAAGVRVHVDDRTDVPFGRRAVDWELKGVPVRVEVGPRDLENGTVMLARRIPGGREPVDPDTLVRLLPTVLEEDQALLLAQSRERRQARTSEVSSIGEAVEAATAGGWARIPWAVLGEEGEAGLGEHGVTVRCLVAADGSVPDADDAPGNVAIVARTY; from the coding sequence ATGGCAAAGGCCCCCGTACTCACGCCGCAGGCAATTGACTTCCCTCGCTGGTACCAGGATCTGGTCGGCAAGGCCGAGTTGGCCGACAACGGTCCGGTGCGGGGCACCATGGTCATCCGACCGTACGGGTACGGGCTGTGGGAGCGGATGCAGGCCGAGATGGACACGCGGATCAAGGAGACGGGCGCGCAGAACGCCTACTTCCCCCTGCTGATCCCGCAGTCGTACTTCGTCAGGGAGGCCGAGCACGTCGAGGGCTTCGCGCCGGAGCTGGCCGTGGTCACGCACGGCGGCGGCAAGGAACTCGAAGAGCCCGCGGTGGTGCGTCCCACCTCCGAGATGATCATCAACGACTACTTCTCGAAGTGGGTGCAGAGCTACCGCGATCTGCCCCTGCTGATCAATCAGTGGGCGAACGTGGTGCGTTGGGAGCTGCGCCCGCGGCTCTTCCTCCGCACGTCGGAGTTCCTGTGGCAGGAAGGCCACACCGCGCACGCCACCCACGACGACGCACGTGACTTCGCCGCGCACATCCACCGCGAGGTCTACGAGGACTTCATGGTGAACGTTCTGGCGATGGACACCGTTCCCGGCCGCAAGACGGTCAAGGAGCGCTTCGCGGGTGCCATCAACACCCTCACGCTCGAAGGCATGATGGGCGACGGCAAGGCCATCCAGATGGCCACCAGCCACGAGCTGGGCCAGAACTTCGCCAAGGCGTTCAACACCAGCTATCTGTCGAAGGAAGGCAGGCGGGAGCTCGTCTGGCAGACGTCCTGGGGTTCGACGACCCGCATGATCGGCGCCCTGGTGATGGCACACGGCGACGACAATGGCCTGCGGGTCCCGCCGCGCCTCGCCGCGATCCAGGCCGTGGTCCTCGCGATCAAGGGTGACGAAGCGGTTCTGGCCAAGGTCCGTGAGATCGGTGACCGGCTGAAGGCGGCGGGTGTACGCGTACACGTGGACGACCGCACAGATGTGCCCTTCGGCCGCCGCGCCGTCGACTGGGAGCTCAAGGGCGTGCCCGTACGCGTCGAGGTCGGCCCCCGCGACCTGGAGAACGGCACGGTGATGCTCGCCCGCCGCATCCCGGGCGGCAGGGAGCCGGTGGACCCCGACACGCTCGTACGGCTGCTGCCCACCGTCCTCGAAGAGGACCAGGCGCTGCTGCTGGCCCAGTCGCGGGAGCGGCGTCAGGCCCGTACCTCGGAGGTGTCCTCGATCGGGGAGGCCGTCGAGGCGGCGACCGCCGGCGGCTGGGCGCGCATCCCCTGGGCGGTACTCGGTGAGGAGGGCGAAGCAGGGCTCGGCGAGCACGGGGTGACCGTACGGTGTCTGGTCGCGGCGGACGGGTCGGTCCCCGACGCGGATGACGCACCCGGTAACGTCGCCATCGTCGCCCGCACCTACTGA
- a CDS encoding SAM-dependent methyltransferase translates to MTPTLVRQHLPHTGPATRVDLCTRARDWSEIQERMFVPLYEAVYERLEVGSGTRMLGLGCGAGLALLMAASRGAAVTGVEASSPQRLSLARERLLPEPALTRARAHRRLAASLPEETDSPPYTLVTAFEPIGCRAGDSEGLGETLAAAVPSVGRGAPVVLVGWGPPERCATSAVLRVAARLADPLRVTGSWRPALRDDLEEVAQRAGLRPGGSGRVACPFGYANLGSAVRGLLSTGLFDAAITATGQEQVDKELAEALHPHQRRDGTIWMPNVFRYLIALTA, encoded by the coding sequence ATGACACCTACGCTCGTGCGACAGCACCTGCCTCACACGGGTCCGGCGACCCGCGTGGACCTGTGCACACGCGCGCGTGACTGGTCGGAGATCCAGGAGCGCATGTTCGTACCGCTCTATGAGGCCGTCTACGAGCGGCTGGAAGTGGGCAGCGGCACCCGAATGCTCGGCCTCGGCTGCGGCGCGGGCCTGGCCCTGTTGATGGCGGCGTCAAGAGGTGCCGCCGTCACCGGTGTCGAGGCATCGTCACCGCAGCGGCTGAGCCTCGCGCGGGAGCGTTTACTGCCCGAACCGGCGCTCACGCGCGCGCGTGCCCACAGGAGGCTCGCGGCGAGCCTCCCTGAGGAGACGGACTCGCCTCCCTACACCCTGGTGACCGCGTTCGAGCCGATCGGCTGTCGGGCGGGCGACTCCGAGGGACTCGGCGAGACGCTCGCGGCAGCCGTGCCGTCGGTCGGGCGAGGGGCGCCGGTGGTCCTGGTGGGCTGGGGTCCGCCGGAGCGCTGCGCCACGTCGGCCGTACTGCGGGTCGCGGCCCGGCTCGCCGATCCGCTGCGCGTCACGGGCAGTTGGCGCCCCGCGCTCCGCGACGACCTGGAGGAGGTCGCCCAGCGGGCCGGCCTGCGCCCGGGCGGCTCGGGGCGGGTGGCTTGCCCGTTCGGGTACGCGAACCTGGGCAGCGCGGTACGAGGGCTGCTGTCGACGGGGCTGTTCGACGCGGCGATCACGGCGACCGGCCAGGAGCAGGTGGACAAGGAGCTGGCGGAGGCGCTGCATCCGCATCAGCGGCGGGACGGGACGATCTGGATGCCGAACGTCTTCCGGTACCTCATCGCGCTGACGGCGTGA
- the ffh gene encoding signal recognition particle protein, translated as MFDTLSDRLSATFKSLRGKGRLSEADIDATAREIRIALLEADVALPVVRTFIKNVKERALGSDVSKALNPAQQVLKIVNEELVTILGGETRRLRFAKQPPTVIMLAGLQGAGKTTLAGKLGKWLKDQGHSPLLVAADLQRPNAVNQLSVVAERAGVAVYAPEPGNGVGDPVKVAKDSMEFAKTKVHDIVIVDTAGRLGIDAELMRQAADIRDAVSPDEILFVVDAMIGQDAVNTAEAFRDGVGFDGVVLSKLDGDARGGAALSIASVTGKPIMFASNGEKLDDFDAFHPDRMASRILDMGDLLTLIEQAEKTFSQEEAEAMASKLASKKGQDFTLDDFLAQMEQVRKMGSISKLLGMLPGMGQIKDQINNLDERDVDRTAAIIKSMTPAERQDATIINGSRRARIAKGSGVDVSAVKGLVERFFEARKMMSRMAQGGGMPGMPGMPGMGGGPGRSKKQPKQAKGKQRSGNPMKRKQQEQEEAARKAAGAQGAPGGAFGLPGQQAPEDFELPDEFKKFMG; from the coding sequence GTGTTCGATACCCTCTCTGACCGCCTCAGCGCGACTTTCAAATCTCTCCGCGGGAAGGGTCGGCTCAGCGAGGCTGATATCGACGCCACGGCCCGCGAGATCCGTATCGCGCTCCTCGAAGCCGACGTGGCCCTGCCGGTCGTGCGGACGTTCATCAAGAACGTCAAGGAGCGTGCCCTCGGGTCCGACGTCTCCAAGGCGCTGAACCCCGCCCAGCAGGTCCTGAAGATCGTGAACGAGGAACTCGTCACGATCCTCGGCGGCGAAACCCGCCGCCTCCGCTTCGCCAAGCAGCCCCCGACCGTCATCATGCTGGCTGGTCTCCAGGGTGCTGGTAAGACCACCCTCGCGGGCAAGCTCGGCAAGTGGCTCAAGGACCAGGGACACTCGCCCCTCCTCGTCGCCGCCGACCTCCAGCGCCCCAACGCCGTCAACCAGCTCAGCGTCGTCGCCGAGCGCGCCGGGGTCGCGGTCTACGCGCCCGAGCCGGGCAACGGGGTCGGTGACCCGGTCAAGGTCGCCAAGGACTCCATGGAGTTCGCGAAGACCAAGGTCCACGACATCGTGATCGTGGACACCGCCGGCCGCCTCGGTATCGACGCCGAGCTGATGCGACAGGCCGCGGACATCCGGGACGCGGTCTCGCCCGACGAGATCCTCTTCGTCGTCGACGCGATGATCGGCCAGGACGCCGTCAACACGGCCGAGGCATTCCGGGACGGCGTCGGCTTCGACGGTGTCGTCCTGTCGAAGCTCGACGGTGACGCCCGTGGTGGTGCCGCGCTCTCCATCGCCTCGGTGACCGGCAAGCCGATCATGTTCGCGTCGAACGGCGAGAAGCTCGACGACTTCGACGCGTTCCACCCTGACCGGATGGCCTCCCGCATCCTCGACATGGGTGACCTGCTCACCCTGATCGAGCAGGCGGAGAAGACGTTCAGCCAGGAAGAAGCCGAGGCCATGGCCTCCAAACTGGCGTCCAAGAAGGGCCAGGACTTCACCCTGGATGACTTCCTGGCCCAGATGGAGCAGGTCAGGAAAATGGGGTCGATCAGCAAGCTGCTCGGCATGCTGCCCGGCATGGGTCAGATCAAGGACCAGATCAACAACCTCGACGAGCGCGATGTGGACCGTACGGCGGCCATCATCAAGTCGATGACCCCGGCCGAGCGCCAGGACGCGACGATCATCAACGGCTCGCGCCGCGCCCGTATCGCCAAGGGCTCCGGTGTCGACGTCAGCGCGGTCAAGGGCCTGGTCGAGCGGTTCTTCGAGGCCCGCAAGATGATGTCCCGCATGGCCCAGGGCGGCGGCATGCCGGGGATGCCCGGGATGCCGGGCATGGGTGGCGGCCCCGGCCGGTCGAAGAAGCAGCCCAAGCAGGCCAAGGGCAAGCAGCGTTCCGGCAACCCGATGAAGCGCAAGCAGCAGGAGCAGGAGGAGGCCGCGCGCAAGGCCGCCGGCGCCCAGGGTGCTCCGGGCGGTGCCTTCGGCCTGCCGGGCCAGCAGGCCCCCGAGGACTTCGAGCTGCCGGACGAGTTCAAGAAGTTCATGGGCTGA
- a CDS encoding [protein-PII] uridylyltransferase, with the protein MTSTDVRKDAEDSGPSGYAAARLRLLTEEARSGPPRRAALAELTDEWLSGLFTAGAEELRGVSLVAVGGYGRGELSPRSDLDLLLLHDGSDSAGVAALADRLWYPVWDLGLALDHSVRTPSEARKTSGEDLKVQLGLLDARHLAGDLGLTAGLRTAVLADWRNQAPKRLPELQELCAERAERQGELQYLLEPDLKEARGGLRDATALRAVAASWLADAPREGLADARRRLLDVRDALHLTTGRATDRLALQEQDQVAAELGLLDADTLLRQVYEAARVVSYASDVTWREVGRVLRSRAVRPRLRAMLGGGKPVAERSPLAEGVVEQDGEVVLARAARPDRDPVLPLRAAAAAAQAGLPMSLHAVRRMAAVARPLPTPWPAEAREQLVTLLGSGRPTIEVWEALEAEGLITHFLPDWERVRCRPQRNAVHIWTVDRHLIETAVRASEFTRRVSRPDLLLVSALLHDIGKGWPGDHSVAGEIIAKDVAARIGFDRADVAVLATLVRHHLLLVDTATRRDLEDPATVRSVAEAVGTQSTLELLHALTESDALATGPAAWSSWRGSLVADLVKRVAAVLAGDAPEEPEAAAPTAEQERLAIEAFRTGGPVLSLRAQTEVPAEAAETEASGDPEPLGVELLIAVPDQPGVLPAVAGVLAMHRLTVRTAELRALDLPDGVEGAVLLLDWRVAAEYGSLPQAARLRADLVRALDGSLDITGRLAERDAAYPRRRGVVAPAARVTVHPAASRLATVIEVRAQDAPGLLHRIGRALEDAAVRVRSMHVSTLGSNAVDAFYVTNAKGVPLPAAEASSVARKLEEMLRG; encoded by the coding sequence GTGACGAGTACGGACGTGCGTAAGGATGCAGAGGACTCGGGACCCAGCGGCTATGCGGCGGCCCGGCTGCGCCTCCTCACTGAGGAGGCGCGGTCCGGGCCGCCGCGCCGTGCGGCCCTGGCCGAACTGACGGACGAATGGCTGAGCGGCCTCTTCACGGCCGGCGCCGAGGAACTGCGCGGGGTCTCCCTGGTCGCCGTCGGCGGCTACGGCAGAGGCGAACTCTCCCCACGCAGCGACCTGGACCTGCTCCTCCTCCACGACGGCAGCGACTCCGCCGGGGTCGCGGCCCTCGCGGACCGCCTCTGGTACCCCGTCTGGGACCTGGGTCTCGCCCTGGACCACTCCGTCCGGACGCCGTCCGAGGCCCGCAAGACCTCGGGCGAGGACCTCAAGGTGCAGCTGGGCCTGCTGGACGCCCGCCACCTCGCCGGCGACCTCGGCCTCACGGCCGGGCTGCGTACCGCCGTCCTCGCCGACTGGCGCAACCAGGCGCCCAAACGCCTCCCCGAACTCCAGGAACTCTGCGCCGAACGGGCCGAACGTCAGGGCGAGCTGCAGTACCTCCTCGAACCCGACCTCAAGGAGGCCCGCGGCGGCCTGCGCGACGCCACCGCCCTCCGCGCGGTCGCGGCCTCCTGGCTGGCCGACGCCCCCCGCGAGGGCCTCGCCGACGCGCGCCGCCGCCTGCTGGACGTCCGAGACGCCCTCCACCTGACGACGGGCCGTGCGACCGACCGCCTCGCCCTCCAGGAACAGGACCAGGTAGCCGCCGAACTCGGACTCCTCGACGCCGACACCCTCCTGCGACAGGTGTACGAGGCGGCACGCGTCGTCTCGTACGCGAGTGACGTCACCTGGCGCGAGGTGGGGCGCGTACTGCGATCGCGCGCCGTACGCCCGCGCCTGCGCGCCATGCTGGGCGGCGGCAAGCCGGTGGCGGAACGTTCCCCGTTGGCGGAAGGCGTCGTGGAGCAGGACGGCGAGGTGGTCCTCGCCCGCGCCGCACGCCCCGACCGCGACCCCGTACTCCCGCTGCGCGCCGCCGCCGCAGCGGCGCAGGCAGGACTCCCGATGTCCCTGCACGCGGTCCGCCGCATGGCGGCCGTGGCACGACCGCTGCCCACCCCGTGGCCGGCCGAGGCGCGCGAACAACTGGTGACGCTGCTGGGCTCGGGCCGCCCGACCATCGAGGTCTGGGAGGCGCTGGAGGCCGAAGGCCTGATCACCCACTTCCTCCCGGACTGGGAGCGGGTCCGCTGCCGCCCGCAGCGCAATGCCGTCCACATCTGGACGGTCGACCGCCACCTGATCGAAACGGCCGTCCGGGCCTCCGAGTTCACCCGCCGCGTCAGCCGCCCCGACCTCCTCCTCGTCTCCGCGCTTCTCCACGACATCGGCAAGGGCTGGCCCGGCGACCACTCGGTGGCGGGCGAGATCATCGCCAAGGACGTGGCCGCCCGCATCGGCTTCGACCGTGCGGACGTGGCGGTCCTGGCGACTCTCGTACGCCACCATCTGCTGCTCGTCGACACCGCCACCCGGCGTGACCTGGAGGACCCGGCCACCGTCCGCTCGGTCGCCGAGGCCGTCGGCACGCAGAGCACCCTGGAACTCCTCCACGCCCTCACCGAATCCGACGCGCTGGCCACGGGCCCGGCCGCCTGGTCGTCCTGGCGTGGCTCCCTCGTCGCCGACCTGGTGAAACGGGTCGCCGCCGTGCTCGCCGGGGACGCCCCCGAGGAGCCCGAGGCCGCCGCGCCCACCGCCGAGCAGGAACGGCTCGCCATAGAGGCGTTCCGCACAGGCGGCCCGGTGCTGTCGCTGCGCGCCCAGACGGAGGTACCGGCGGAGGCGGCGGAGACGGAGGCCTCGGGCGACCCCGAACCACTCGGCGTGGAACTCCTGATCGCGGTTCCGGACCAGCCGGGCGTCCTGCCCGCCGTGGCCGGCGTCCTCGCGATGCACCGGCTGACCGTGCGCACGGCGGAACTGCGCGCACTGGACCTCCCCGACGGCGTCGAGGGCGCGGTCCTGCTCCTGGACTGGCGCGTCGCCGCCGAGTACGGCTCGCTGCCCCAGGCGGCCCGACTGCGCGCCGACCTCGTACGGGCCCTGGACGGCTCCCTGGACATCACCGGCCGCCTGGCCGAGCGCGACGCGGCGTACCCACGCCGCCGGGGCGTGGTGGCGCCGGCGGCCCGGGTGACCGTACATCCGGCCGCATCCCGGCTGGCCACGGTGATCGAGGTGCGCGCCCAGGACGCCCCGGGGCTGCTGCACCGCATCGGACGGGCCCTGGAGGACGCGGCGGTGCGGGTGCGGAGCATGCACGTCAGCACGCTGGGTTCGAATGCCGTGGACGCTTTCTACGTGACCAACGCCAAGGGCGTGCCCCTACCGGCGGCCGAGGCGTCTTCGGTGGCAAGAAAGCTGGAGGAGATGCTGCGGGGGTGA
- a CDS encoding P-II family nitrogen regulator translates to MKLITAVVKPHRLDEIKEALQAFGVHGLTVTEASGYGRQRGHTEVYRGAEYTVDLVPKIRIEVLAEDDDAEGLIDVIVKAARTGKIGDGKVWSLPVETAVRVRTGERGPDAL, encoded by the coding sequence ATGAAGCTCATCACCGCCGTTGTGAAGCCCCACCGGCTCGACGAGATCAAGGAGGCCCTCCAGGCCTTCGGGGTCCACGGCCTGACGGTCACCGAGGCGAGCGGCTACGGTCGTCAGCGTGGGCACACCGAGGTCTACCGCGGCGCCGAGTACACGGTCGACCTGGTTCCCAAGATCCGTATCGAGGTTCTCGCCGAGGACGACGACGCCGAAGGCCTGATCGACGTCATCGTCAAGGCGGCCAGGACCGGCAAGATCGGTGACGGCAAGGTCTGGTCCCTCCCGGTCGAGACGGCCGTCAGGGTCCGGACCGGCGAGCGCGGCCCGGACGCGCTCTGA